Proteins encoded within one genomic window of Nitrospirota bacterium:
- the qmoC gene encoding quinone-interacting membrane-bound oxidoreductase complex subunit QmoC — translation MSEATLIKPDLDFVKGVMASGGESLKKCYQCATCSVVCNVTPDKNPFPRKEMIWAQWGLKEKFIGNPDVWLCHQCNDCTAYCPRGAKPGEVLGAIRKQTISQYSKPGFLVNIVNNKALVWLIFLIPALVLGLVLSADGTFIPTEGELIFSNFASTFQIQMVFVPAFMFGAIVGLLGMMSFFSDMKKANNVSSGDLMGSIMAMAGDIISHSKFKSCDVSKDRYLSHLLVFFSFILLGIATAIGVLYIDILHIESPFELFGTGAPVKIFGLAGAIGLFLGVLLMIKNRYANAAKVGLGSYFDWLLITIIGVIMASGILAWITRVAGMAGIAYPVYFIHLVFIFSLFVYLPYSKLAHIYYRSAAICFNKYSGREKK, via the coding sequence ATGTCAGAAGCAACTTTAATAAAACCTGATCTTGATTTTGTAAAAGGCGTTATGGCCTCAGGCGGCGAGTCACTGAAGAAGTGCTATCAGTGCGCGACCTGCTCTGTCGTGTGCAATGTCACCCCTGACAAAAACCCTTTCCCGAGAAAAGAGATGATCTGGGCGCAGTGGGGGCTTAAAGAGAAGTTCATCGGCAATCCTGATGTATGGCTCTGCCACCAGTGCAACGACTGCACTGCATACTGCCCGAGAGGCGCAAAACCCGGCGAGGTGCTTGGCGCGATCAGGAAGCAGACCATATCGCAGTATTCAAAGCCCGGCTTTCTTGTAAATATCGTAAACAACAAGGCGCTTGTGTGGCTCATATTCCTCATACCTGCCTTAGTGCTCGGACTGGTACTTTCCGCAGACGGGACTTTCATCCCGACAGAAGGAGAGCTTATATTCAGCAACTTTGCTTCGACCTTTCAGATACAGATGGTCTTTGTGCCTGCCTTTATGTTCGGTGCGATAGTAGGGCTGCTCGGCATGATGAGTTTTTTCAGCGATATGAAGAAGGCAAACAATGTTTCATCAGGCGATCTCATGGGCAGCATCATGGCTATGGCAGGCGATATAATAAGCCACAGCAAGTTTAAATCCTGTGATGTGAGCAAGGACAGGTACCTTTCTCATCTTCTCGTCTTTTTCAGTTTTATACTGCTTGGGATAGCCACAGCCATCGGGGTTCTCTATATTGATATTCTTCATATAGAATCTCCTTTTGAACTGTTCGGCACAGGCGCCCCTGTCAAGATCTTCGGGCTTGCCGGAGCGATAGGCCTTTTCTTAGGCGTTCTTCTCATGATAAAGAACAGGTATGCTAATGCCGCAAAGGTCGGGCTTGGAAGCTATTTTGACTGGTTGCTTATAACCATCATAGGCGTCATCATGGCATCAGGCATACTTGCATGGATAACAAGAGTTGCGGGTATGGCAGGCATAGCCTACCCTGTTTATTTCATACATCTTGTTTTTATTTTCTCGCTGTTTGTCTATCTTCCGTACTCAAAGCTCGCGCACATTTACTACAGAAGCGCGGCGATATGCTTCAATAAGTATTCAGGAAGAGAGAAGAAATAA
- a CDS encoding FAD-dependent oxidoreductase codes for MEKKIGLYICKGCEIADAVDVDKLVKVGEKEYKVPVIKTHDILCSPEGIDTIKNDISGEGVNTVLIAACSPRAKHKEFTFPGTVVERANIREFVSWTQEHKTEETQALAEDYIRMGVTRAQNSELPEPFMLEELNKDILVIGGGIAGMSSALGAADAGYKVTLVEKASELGGWAAKMHKQLPQASPFEDLEEPGVKTTIDRVKSHGNIEVFTSSEIEKIAGFPGQYDVSIKTAGGTEQKKAGSVVMAAGWRPYDANKLSHLGYGNPNVITNVEMEAMAKKGKIVRPSDGKEATRVAFIQCAGSRDENHLKYCSSYCCQTSLKQAAYVRESNPDALAYILYKDIRTPGQYELFYKKMQNDPGVMLTKGEVTGVSESGGKLYVDVKNTLLGEDVKIEADLVVLATGMVPNTRIDVEELAAWKVKSDEKLVASGGKADPNAKIEPHKIPNILHLEYKQGPELPILEEAYGFTDSNYICFQYETRRTGIFTAGSIRQPMNMLGSIEDGLGAAMKAIQCVEATATGHSIHPRSWDQTYPEVNLQKCTSCKRCTEECPFGAIEEDAKGTPFHKMSRCRRCGTCLGSCPERVINFKDFSIKMISNMMKNVDVPEEGLRLLALVCENDAYPALDALAKQRKKISPAIRFIPVRCLGNLNLAWIADALSKGIDGMLLLGCKFGENYQCHFIRGSELANERLGKLQETLGRLQLEPERVELVQLSISDYDRLPEILNTYVEKLEGFDPNPFKEF; via the coding sequence ATGGAAAAGAAGATAGGATTATATATATGCAAAGGCTGCGAGATAGCCGATGCCGTAGATGTAGATAAGCTTGTTAAGGTAGGGGAGAAGGAGTACAAGGTACCTGTAATAAAGACCCATGATATACTCTGCAGCCCCGAAGGTATTGACACTATAAAAAATGATATAAGCGGCGAAGGTGTAAATACAGTCCTTATCGCTGCCTGCTCACCGCGTGCGAAACATAAGGAGTTCACATTCCCCGGCACCGTTGTTGAGAGGGCGAATATCAGGGAGTTTGTATCCTGGACACAGGAGCACAAGACTGAAGAGACGCAGGCTTTGGCTGAAGACTATATCAGGATGGGCGTCACCAGGGCGCAGAACAGCGAACTTCCCGAGCCGTTCATGCTTGAGGAACTGAACAAGGATATCCTCGTTATCGGCGGAGGGATCGCCGGTATGTCATCCGCGCTTGGAGCAGCAGACGCAGGCTACAAAGTCACGCTTGTTGAGAAGGCCTCAGAGCTTGGTGGCTGGGCTGCAAAGATGCACAAGCAGCTTCCTCAGGCCTCGCCTTTTGAAGACCTTGAAGAGCCCGGCGTTAAGACAACCATTGACAGGGTAAAATCACACGGCAATATTGAGGTATTCACCTCATCAGAGATAGAGAAGATAGCAGGTTTCCCCGGCCAGTATGATGTTTCAATAAAGACCGCCGGCGGTACTGAGCAGAAGAAGGCAGGTTCTGTTGTCATGGCCGCGGGCTGGAGACCGTATGACGCGAACAAGCTCAGCCATCTTGGTTACGGCAATCCAAATGTGATAACAAATGTAGAGATGGAGGCCATGGCAAAGAAGGGTAAGATAGTACGCCCCTCTGACGGCAAAGAGGCAACCCGTGTGGCATTCATTCAGTGCGCAGGTTCCCGTGATGAGAACCACCTTAAATATTGTTCATCTTACTGCTGCCAGACCTCTCTGAAACAGGCAGCTTATGTGCGGGAGAGCAACCCTGACGCGTTAGCATATATCTTATACAAAGACATCAGAACCCCGGGCCAGTACGAGCTCTTCTACAAGAAGATGCAGAACGATCCCGGCGTGATGCTCACTAAGGGTGAGGTCACCGGCGTCAGCGAGTCAGGCGGAAAGCTTTATGTTGATGTAAAGAATACCCTGCTCGGCGAGGACGTAAAGATAGAGGCGGATCTTGTGGTGCTCGCAACCGGCATGGTTCCGAATACGAGGATCGATGTTGAAGAGCTTGCAGCGTGGAAGGTGAAGTCTGACGAGAAGCTTGTTGCATCAGGCGGCAAGGCCGACCCGAATGCTAAAATTGAACCTCACAAGATACCGAATATACTTCATCTTGAATACAAACAGGGGCCTGAACTTCCGATACTTGAAGAGGCGTACGGCTTTACGGATTCCAACTATATCTGTTTTCAGTATGAGACACGCAGGACCGGCATATTTACCGCAGGCAGCATAAGGCAGCCGATGAACATGCTCGGAAGCATTGAAGACGGGCTCGGCGCTGCGATGAAGGCCATACAGTGTGTTGAGGCAACCGCAACAGGACATTCAATTCACCCGAGGTCATGGGATCAGACATACCCTGAGGTAAATCTCCAGAAGTGCACTTCTTGCAAGAGGTGTACGGAAGAGTGCCCCTTCGGAGCTATTGAAGAAGACGCAAAGGGAACGCCGTTCCACAAGATGTCCAGATGCCGGAGGTGCGGCACATGTCTGGGATCCTGCCCTGAGCGTGTTATCAACTTCAAGGACTTCAGCATCAAGATGATATCAAACATGATGAAGAATGTTGATGTGCCTGAAGAGGGGCTGAGGCTGCTTGCGCTTGTATGTGAGAATGACGCTTATCCGGCGCTTGACGCGCTTGCGAAGCAGCGGAAGAAGATATCTCCGGCGATAAGGTTCATCCCTGTAAGGTGCCTCGGCAACCTGAACCTTGCGTGGATAGCCGATGCCTTATCAAAAGGAATTGACGGAATGCTGCTTTTAGGCTGCAAGTTCGGCGAGAATTACCAGTGCCACTTTATAAGGGGCAGTGAGCTTGCGAATGAGAGGCTCGGCAAGCTTCAGGAGACGCTTGGAAGGCTCCAGCTGGAGCCTGAGAGGGTTGAACTCGTTCAGCTTTCCATATCAGACTATGACAGGCTTCCTGAGATATTGAATACTTATGTAGAGAAGCTTGAAGGTTTTGACCCGAATCCTTTCAAGGAATTTTAG
- a CDS encoding CoB--CoM heterodisulfide reductase iron-sulfur subunit A family protein, translated as MSDQVNTILVVGGGISGLTTAAEAAEAGYNVVIVEKTPYLGGRVSRMNKYFPKLCPPSCGLEINYRRIKFNPRITYYTLAQIERIEGKAGNFNVSVQLNPRYVNDKCVACNECVAACPVEVPNDVNAGLDKRKAIYIPFEQSFPFQYAIDAGACKKAECGKCADVCRYDAIDLNMKPKVIEVNAGAIVLATGWDPYDASKIENLGFATSPNIITNVMMERIASSTGPTQGKLLRPSDGKEVKSVAFVQCAGSRDENHLAFCSAVCCMASLKQATYVREQYPDSKAYMFYIDIRTPGTSYERFLNKIKDDANVSMIKGKVAKVEADPATGDIIVTAEDILAGGKVKVQVDLCVLATGMVPSVGSVKLPDSVTVNEHGFVVPGKDEHGIFAVGCSKNPADVAKSVQDATAAALKAIQTIRRNG; from the coding sequence ATGTCAGATCAGGTAAATACAATTCTGGTTGTCGGGGGCGGGATCAGCGGGCTCACGACAGCTGCCGAGGCGGCAGAGGCAGGCTATAATGTTGTTATAGTCGAGAAGACACCGTATCTCGGAGGCAGGGTCTCCAGGATGAACAAGTACTTTCCGAAGCTCTGTCCGCCGTCATGCGGCCTTGAGATCAACTACAGGAGGATAAAGTTCAATCCGAGGATCACTTATTACACACTTGCCCAGATCGAGCGCATAGAGGGGAAGGCCGGCAATTTCAATGTGTCAGTGCAGCTTAACCCGCGCTATGTTAATGACAAATGTGTCGCATGCAACGAGTGTGTTGCGGCGTGTCCGGTTGAAGTGCCGAATGATGTTAACGCCGGCCTTGACAAGAGGAAGGCAATCTACATCCCGTTTGAGCAGTCATTCCCGTTCCAGTACGCTATCGATGCCGGTGCATGCAAAAAGGCTGAGTGCGGAAAATGCGCCGATGTCTGTAGATATGACGCAATCGACCTAAACATGAAGCCGAAGGTCATCGAGGTCAACGCGGGCGCAATAGTACTTGCAACAGGCTGGGATCCGTATGACGCTTCGAAGATAGAGAATCTCGGTTTCGCCACAAGCCCCAATATCATCACTAATGTAATGATGGAGAGGATAGCTTCCAGCACAGGGCCTACCCAGGGCAAACTTCTCAGGCCGTCAGACGGCAAAGAGGTAAAGTCAGTTGCTTTTGTCCAGTGTGCGGGCTCAAGGGATGAGAACCACCTCGCATTCTGTTCTGCTGTTTGCTGCATGGCATCGCTCAAGCAGGCAACATATGTAAGGGAGCAGTATCCCGATTCAAAGGCATACATGTTCTATATAGACATACGCACACCCGGGACATCTTATGAAAGGTTCCTGAATAAGATAAAGGATGATGCGAATGTTTCCATGATAAAGGGCAAGGTTGCGAAGGTGGAGGCAGATCCAGCGACAGGCGACATCATAGTAACGGCTGAAGACATTCTTGCGGGAGGCAAGGTTAAGGTGCAGGTTGACCTCTGTGTCCTCGCAACCGGCATGGTCCCGTCTGTCGGGAGTGTAAAGCTTCCTGATTCAGTGACAGTCAATGAGCATGGTTTCGTGGTTCCAGGGAAGGACGAGCACGGCATCTTTGCCGTAGGCTGCTCTAAAAATCCGGCAGATGTGGCAAAGTCTGTCCAGGATGCCACTGCGGCAGCGCTCAAGGCCATCCAGACAATAAGGAGGAACGGCTGA
- a CDS encoding adenylyl-sulfate reductase subunit alpha has protein sequence MEKETCTFSYCAKPEIVEHDTDLLLIGGGMACCGAAYEATKWAASNKFKVTMVDKAATDRSGAVAMGLSAINTYIGENKCEDYVRYVRADLMGITRDDLVYDLGRHVDDSVHLFEEWGLPIWKKGDDGFSLDGFQAKDAGKKSLKDGGTPVRSGKWQIMINGESYKAIVAEAAKKALEINRAATGVAQNHFERVFIVRLFKDKNDPKRVAAAVGFSVRENKMYIFRAKAMVLAAGGAVNCFRPRSTKEGQGRAWYPVWNSGSGYALGMQAGAQLTLMENRFVPARFKDGYGPVGAWFLFFKAKATNSLGEDYCLNPEYLAEARAKYGKYVDKMGTAIRNHLMMKDMKAGKGPIIMRTDEAMAAINKTFIDQLGEKEGKKKVKHLESEAWEDFLDMCIGQAGLWACKDIEPDKSPSEIMPTEPYLLGSHAGCAGFWCSGPGDIPGTPAEWHWGYNRMSTVPGLFMCGDICGASGHKFSSGSHAEGRIAAKAAIAYLIDNPGYSPVTRRSADEMAAELYMPFEVYEKHKTYSTDPKINPNYIKPDMLQTRLQKIADEYMGGISTWYMTSKTMLDEGLKQLTMLKEDSAKMGAANLHELMRCWENYHRILSLEAHARHILYREETRYPGYYYRGDHDFIDDANWKVFTLSTYNMETGEFTMSKTDHKNLFPD, from the coding sequence ATGGAAAAAGAGACTTGTACATTTTCATACTGCGCAAAACCTGAAATTGTAGAGCATGATACCGACCTGCTCCTTATCGGCGGCGGCATGGCTTGCTGCGGAGCGGCTTATGAGGCTACAAAATGGGCTGCATCAAACAAGTTCAAGGTCACAATGGTTGACAAGGCAGCGACAGACAGAAGCGGCGCTGTTGCAATGGGCCTTTCAGCTATCAATACATACATCGGTGAGAACAAATGTGAAGACTATGTCAGATACGTAAGGGCCGACCTTATGGGCATAACCAGAGATGACCTCGTATATGACCTTGGAAGGCACGTTGATGACAGCGTTCACCTTTTTGAGGAGTGGGGACTTCCTATCTGGAAGAAGGGCGATGACGGTTTTTCGCTTGACGGTTTTCAGGCAAAAGATGCAGGAAAGAAGTCATTAAAGGACGGCGGCACACCTGTAAGGTCAGGCAAATGGCAGATCATGATCAACGGCGAGTCTTACAAGGCTATCGTTGCTGAGGCGGCCAAGAAGGCGCTTGAGATAAACAGGGCTGCAACCGGTGTTGCGCAGAATCACTTTGAGAGGGTATTCATAGTCAGGCTCTTCAAAGACAAGAACGACCCCAAGAGGGTTGCGGCAGCAGTTGGTTTCAGCGTAAGAGAGAACAAGATGTACATATTCAGGGCCAAGGCGATGGTTCTTGCCGCAGGCGGAGCTGTTAACTGTTTCAGGCCGAGATCTACCAAGGAAGGCCAGGGCAGGGCATGGTATCCTGTATGGAACTCAGGTTCCGGTTATGCACTCGGTATGCAGGCAGGCGCACAGCTCACCCTGATGGAGAACAGGTTCGTACCAGCGAGATTCAAGGACGGTTACGGTCCAGTCGGCGCATGGTTCCTCTTCTTCAAGGCTAAAGCAACAAACAGCCTTGGCGAAGATTACTGCTTAAATCCGGAGTATCTTGCTGAAGCAAGAGCAAAATACGGCAAGTATGTTGACAAGATGGGCACCGCTATCAGAAATCACCTGATGATGAAAGACATGAAGGCAGGCAAGGGCCCGATCATCATGAGAACTGATGAGGCGATGGCAGCTATCAACAAGACCTTTATTGACCAGCTTGGCGAGAAAGAAGGCAAGAAGAAGGTCAAGCATCTTGAGTCTGAGGCATGGGAAGACTTCCTCGACATGTGTATCGGACAGGCCGGACTCTGGGCTTGTAAGGACATTGAGCCTGACAAGTCCCCTTCAGAGATCATGCCGACCGAGCCGTATCTTCTCGGTTCTCATGCAGGCTGTGCGGGATTCTGGTGTTCAGGCCCCGGCGACATACCGGGAACGCCTGCTGAATGGCATTGGGGTTACAACAGGATGTCAACCGTTCCGGGCCTCTTTATGTGCGGCGATATCTGCGGCGCGTCAGGTCACAAGTTTTCATCAGGCTCTCATGCAGAGGGCAGGATAGCAGCAAAGGCTGCAATAGCATACCTCATCGACAATCCGGGCTATTCACCTGTAACAAGGCGTTCGGCTGACGAGATGGCGGCAGAGCTTTATATGCCTTTTGAGGTCTATGAGAAACACAAAACATACTCAACAGATCCCAAGATCAACCCGAACTACATCAAGCCTGACATGCTTCAGACAAGGCTTCAGAAGATAGCTGATGAGTATATGGGCGGAATCTCAACATGGTACATGACATCAAAGACCATGCTTGACGAAGGATTAAAGCAGCTCACAATGCTCAAAGAGGACTCAGCAAAGATGGGCGCTGCAAACCTCCACGAACTGATGAGATGCTGGGAGAATTATCACAGGATACTCTCACTTGAAGCGCATGCCCGCCACATCCTCTACAGAGAGGAGACCAGGTACCCTGGTTACTACTACAGAGGCGACCATGACTTCATTGATGATGCTAACTGGAAGGTATTTACCCTCTCCACATACAACATGGAGACCGGTGAGTTCACAATGTCAAAGACGGATCACAAGAACCTGTTCCCGGATTAA
- the aprB gene encoding adenylyl-sulfate reductase subunit beta: MPSFVIAEKCDGCKAQDKTACQYICPNDLMALNRDLMKAFNQEPEQCWECYNCVKICPQQAIEVRGYQDFCPIGGNVIPMRGTDSIMWTVKFRNGILKRFKFPIRTTEEASIDPYTGKPEADMSKIKNIGFFNYEARKE; this comes from the coding sequence ATGCCAAGTTTTGTTATTGCTGAGAAATGCGATGGATGCAAAGCGCAGGATAAGACAGCATGTCAGTACATCTGTCCTAATGACCTCATGGCCCTTAACAGGGATCTCATGAAGGCCTTCAACCAGGAGCCGGAACAGTGCTGGGAGTGCTACAACTGTGTAAAGATCTGCCCGCAACAGGCGATCGAGGTAAGGGGTTATCAGGACTTTTGTCCAATCGGAGGTAATGTTATCCCGATGAGGGGAACTGACTCCATCATGTGGACCGTAAAGTTCAGGAACGGGATTCTCAAGAGGTTCAAGTTCCCGATCAGGACAACTGAAGAGGCTTCTATTGATCCGTATACCGGCAAGCCTGAAGCTGACATGTCAAAGATCAAAAATATCGGCTTCTTCAACTATGAAGCCAGAAAGGAATAG
- the sat gene encoding sulfate adenylyltransferase, whose amino-acid sequence MIKPHGSDELNPLYVYDTAQNEALQHEAKGLASILVSSATAANAVMMGGGYFNPLTGYMNKADALSVANNMKTTSGLFWPTPVLNLVQNAGNIKAGDRIALKDPNVEGNPVLAVMDVKAVEEFSDAEMELISEKVYRPNHKEAHPGVDAFNAQGKVCLSGPIKVLNFSYFQDEFPDTFRTAVEIRNEIAERGWEKVVAFQTRNPMHLAHEELCHMAMKRLGCDGLVIHMLLGKLKKGDIPAPVRDAAIRKMVELYFPKNSAMVTGYGFDMLYAGPREGVLHAVFRQNMGVTHFIVGRDHAGVGDHYGAFDAQTIFDNEVPAGALKIEIFKADHTAYSKKLDKVVMMCEAPDHKKEDFVLLSGTKVREMLGNGIAPPKEFSRPEVADILIKYYQSIDK is encoded by the coding sequence TTGATCAAACCACATGGTTCAGATGAACTGAATCCGCTGTATGTATATGACACAGCTCAAAATGAAGCCTTGCAGCATGAAGCTAAAGGTCTGGCTTCTATTCTTGTGAGTTCAGCTACTGCAGCTAATGCAGTCATGATGGGCGGCGGTTACTTCAACCCGTTAACAGGCTACATGAATAAGGCTGATGCGTTGTCTGTTGCTAACAACATGAAGACAACATCCGGCCTGTTCTGGCCTACTCCAGTATTGAATCTGGTGCAAAATGCGGGCAATATCAAGGCGGGTGACCGCATTGCGCTGAAAGACCCGAACGTTGAAGGCAACCCTGTGCTGGCAGTTATGGATGTAAAGGCGGTGGAAGAGTTCAGCGATGCAGAGATGGAGCTGATATCTGAGAAGGTTTACCGTCCTAATCACAAAGAAGCGCACCCGGGCGTTGATGCATTTAACGCGCAGGGTAAAGTTTGTCTTTCAGGTCCCATAAAAGTATTGAATTTCTCTTATTTCCAGGATGAATTTCCTGACACCTTCCGCACCGCAGTCGAGATCCGCAACGAAATCGCCGAGCGCGGGTGGGAGAAGGTTGTCGCTTTCCAGACCCGTAACCCGATGCATCTGGCTCATGAAGAACTTTGCCACATGGCAATGAAACGTTTGGGTTGTGACGGCTTGGTCATTCACATGCTGCTCGGCAAACTGAAAAAGGGAGATATCCCGGCTCCTGTTCGTGATGCTGCTATCCGTAAAATGGTTGAGCTGTACTTCCCGAAGAACAGCGCGATGGTTACCGGTTACGGTTTCGATATGCTTTATGCAGGCCCGCGTGAAGGTGTTCTGCACGCTGTATTCCGTCAGAACATGGGCGTAACTCACTTCATAGTCGGACGTGACCATGCAGGCGTTGGCGATCACTACGGCGCATTCGATGCCCAGACCATCTTTGATAATGAGGTTCCGGCAGGCGCTCTTAAAATTGAGATATTCAAAGCTGACCACACCGCATACTCGAAGAAACTGGACAAGGTTGTGATGATGTGTGAGGCTCCTGATCATAAGAAAGAAGACTTTGTTCTGCTTTCAGGCACAAAGGTTCGCGAGATGTTAGGTAACGGCATTGCACCGCCTAAAGAATTCTCACGTCCTGAAGTTGCTGACATTCTGATCAAATATTACCAGAGTATCGATAAATAA